The Epinephelus lanceolatus isolate andai-2023 chromosome 8, ASM4190304v1, whole genome shotgun sequence genome includes a window with the following:
- the LOC117258274 gene encoding uncharacterized protein LOC117258274 isoform X2, producing the protein MTAKHRRGKGNHKHEDNFFKNEVVESEVRGGVNNYALHLVLFLLIVIGGATGAWFCFQQHQSLTYLTDSLMGMQMKIVKLQSSHEEMRQSSREHVSESLESRLNALEDSYALAQKQVGMALATAEQLKTSDLPAQVLSLHTEMKARLAEMQQATVSLEQLSQLQTMLKGKSEEFEGVRIQVEGLAMLSAELSQKVEVLTGGMDEAESKLEEKVGQVATLSATLDRQAAEVLRLKEQLNIYQAQLDASTQEMATVRALLESEKSQEVPQASVEEQPVGQMEEEAAPAAIEEAAAATEEEEALPADVEQEVPISEEKAEADEGGEASEGEAAAQDEAPVEQEDAVTDETAPAEEAEAVEEDQTEQDESVVLSEETAEGVQGEEEPEEEPEEENQVADAEEESHKAEEEEEEEAAAEEEIVSEGEKGLGEEVVSEGEEEQQDVVAEEEAEETDEEREGHLENALLEDE; encoded by the exons ATGACTGCAAAGCATCGAAGAGGGAAAGGCAACCACAAGCATGAAGATAACTTCTTCAAAAATGAAGTTGTGGAGTCAGAAGTGCGCGGCGGAGTCAACAATTACGCGCTGCACTTGGTTTTATTCCTGCTGATTGTAATTGGCGGTGCCACCGGCGCATGGTTCTGTTTCCAGCAGCACCAAAGTTTAACCTACTTAACAGACAGTCTCATGGGCATGCAGATGAAAATAGTGAAACTACAGTCTTCCCACGAAGAAATGCGACAGTCGAGCAGGGAG CACGTTTCAGAGAGCCTGGAGAGCCGCCTGAATGCCCTGGAGGACTCTTACGCACTGGCCCAGAAACAAGTGGGCATGGCCTTGGCTACAGCCGAACAGCTCAAGACATCTGACCTACCTGCTCAGGTGCTGTCGCTCCACACAGAGATGAAAGCCCGCCTGGCAGAGATGCAGCAGGCCACCGTGTCTCTGGAGCAGCTGAGCCAGCTGCAGACCATGCTGAAGGGGAAGAGCGAGGAGTTCGAGGGTGTTAGGATTCAGGTGGAGGGCCTGGCTATGCTGAGTGCCGAGCTGTCCCAGAAGGTCGAGGTCTTGACGGGGGGCATGGACGAAGCAGAATCGAAGCTGGAGGAGAAAGTTGGACAGGTTGCCACGCTGAGCGCCACCCTGGACAGACAGGCCGCAGAGGTGCTCAGACTCAAAGAGCAGTTGAACATCTACCAGGCTCAGCTTGACGCCAGCACACAGGAGATGGCTACAGTCAG AGCGTTGCTTGAGAGTGAAAAGTCTCAGGAGGTCCCACAGGCCAGTGTGGAGGAACAG CCTGTGGGACAGATGGAGGAAGAGGCAGCTCCCGCAGCTATAGAagaggcagctgcagcaactgaagaagaagaggcacTCCCCGCAGATGTAGAACAAGAGGTGCCCATCTCAGAAGAAAAGGCAGAGGCAGATGAGGGAGGAGAGGCAAGTGaaggagaggcagctgcacagGATGAAGCTCCTGTCGAGCAGGAGGACGCTGTGACAGATGAAACTGCTCCTGCAGAGGAAGCTGAGGCAGTGGAGGAGGATCAGACGGAGCAAGATGAGTCAGTTGTCTTATCAGAAGAGACAGCAGAGGGGGTACAAGGTGAAGAGGAGCCTGAAGAGGAGCCTGAAGAGGAGAATCAAGTAGCagatgcagaggaggagagtcacaaagcagaggaggaggaggaggaggaggcagcagcagaagaggAGATAGTGTCTGAAGGAGAGAAGGGACTAGGAGAGGAGGTAGTGtcagaaggagaggaagaacaGCAGGATGTAGTAGCtgaagaggaggcagaggagacagatgaagaaagagaggGGCATTTAGAAAATGCTTTACTCGAGGATGAAT AG
- the LOC117258060 gene encoding immunoglobulin-like and fibronectin type III domain-containing protein 1: MIVQYVVNIPEGKSTPDFQSKPAPVTIKEGKLAVFKVMVKGDPKPEVTWRRAKAPISDKQKFQSKYDEATGEHIFEIHKVSGAETDTYKCYAANEYGKAVCTTTLNVIEASKNPSDFRKLLRKSKVDEKGDGENDERFWDAMLNADRKDYERICSEFGVSNLHLILKKLEEKKKERAQNKCKKGAIPYDEDTTERHSLKSAGRSKDQNIKELMQKGTGLNQVDKEGNLLDTGLNLVNEEETLLSTEFKFSNVDFVIKIQELKVQEREDALFACVLTHPLPRITWMGKGSTLEDGEKYSITMSDHKLIHRLLIKDCTQLDKGIYSAVAGIKSCSAWLVVQAESDPASAGQKRARKTTLAGGARIDLEKVAREQQIKNREEIEKILAAVKVKHGEGQLKERKTLITNGRDGEISAATGPGRNSGAVNDDMPDAVKASTLSEPTGSKEKAKIKNSGGNGTKTKLDVSGCVTQEGAKIKNSRENGTEIKLDVSGCVTQAGAQQIVDDPKNKKHSRSGQADFDKVTDTDEEGYEENEVFTGSTNNSGYIKNGQETEYEQIESSDRSVDAVFNQNQTFATSQNEVTDAAGNKDSTGSVKQQKSTRKVHWKNPTPEQDQNGLAGDDEAHDDEARDSEAHDNEARDSEANDEAQEDESSDDGASDDGASDDGASDDGASDKGASDKGAGHRDEDGDSTSQVKRLRSSKKRKRRQKAANGESKHPEDHHECDETEDATSTAKHSRRKRQGPLIEDVVIDPGVQFICGLSDVNAVINETAELTCKLSSEDCEGAWFRDGKKILPDDNFSVTKDGAIHKLVIIRCNEEHSGKYRFEADGRKTEAMINVKDPPRFDPEDLVAFTEPVTVKVGHNVFFKLHFVGHEPIKIKWYREGEELLEDNNTKLENSASHSRLLLIRCQRKDTGEIKIKLKNEHGFTEAISQLIVLDKPSPPLGPAEVMESSATSIEFRWRPPKDDGGSPVINYIMERQQVGRNTWKKLGEITGVSSYRDIDVDRGRKYCYRIRAVTAEGISEAMETDEMQAGMLAFPGPPAPPKVVSASDDCINISWASPTNTGGSRILGYILEKRKKGSNLWSVVNAMDELIKEKNYAVKDVVAGMEYEFRVTAINLSGVGEFSNPSEFVFARDPKKPPGKVTGLKVTETSYSHLVLTWTKPEEKPGIQDEAKGYFVEIRPAESIEWSRCNTTLIITTTFSVKGLKSMGMYWVRVIATNDGGESDPEELANYVVAMPSPVRPKFTNHKMKSFMVVRAGNSVRITINFEASPRPHIMWLKDNVPVTKRVTISNSDGSSQLLIPTSERSDSGIYSILVKNLAGQETFSIEVRVTDDPKPPGLVELEENVPGTVTVRWDPSPDEKRDDRLHYIVSKLDSSKRTWATVAERLFNNKFTVCNIMHGREYHFRVYAKNDMGVSEPSESPTYGIEKKKEKFVVSVPTRKDCDLRCAPTFIVPLKLHTAPKGYECYMSCAVKGNPRPRITWYRNHISVNTDTNYYISDTCGVCSMLILRVGPRDMGEYTITAENALGRAECSTILSVRE; the protein is encoded by the exons ATTCACAAAGTGTCTGGTGCGGAAACAGATACATACAAATGCTATGCTGCAAATGAATATGGTAAAGCTGTCTGCACAACAACATTAAATGTGATTGAGG cttccaaAAACCCATCAGACTTCAGAAAACTGCTGCGGAAAAG TAAAGTAGATGAAAAAGGAGACGGGGAAAATGATGAAAGATTCTGGGATGCGATGCTGAACGCTGACAGAAAGGACTACGAGCGCATCTGTTCTGAGTTTGGTGTTTCAAACTTACATTTGATTCTCAAGAAActggaagagaagaagaaggagagggcGCAAAATAAGTGTAAG AAAGGAGCAATTCCCTATGATGAAGAcacaacagagagacacagcctGAAGAGTGCTGGGAGGTCGAAGGATCAAAATATTAAGGAGCTGATGCAAAAGGGCACGGGGCTCAATCAGGTGGATAAAGAGGGCAACCTCCTCGACACAGGGCTGAATCTGGTGAATGAAGAGGAGACACTTCTCTCCACAGAGTTCAAAT TTTCCAATGTGGACTTTGTGATCAAAATTCAGGAGCTAAAAGTTCAAGAAAGAGAGGATGCCCTCTTTGCATGTGTCCTGACACACCCACTCCCCAGGATCACATGGATGGGCAAGGGCAGCACCCTGGAGGATGGAGAGAAATACAGCATAACCATGTCAGACCACAAACTGATCCACAGGCTGCTGATCAAGGACTGCACCCAGCTGGACAAAGGCATCTATTCAGCTGTGGCTGGCATAAAGTCCTGCAGTGCCTGGCTGGTTGTTCAAG CTGAGAGTGACCCTGCATCTGCTGGACAGAAGAGAGCTCGTAAAACTACCTTGGCTGGTGGAGCACGGATCGACCTTGAGAAGGTGGCCAGAgagcaacaaataaaaaacagagaggagatagagaagatttTAGCAGCTGTAAAAGTAAAACACGGAGAAGGACaactgaaagagagaaagacttTAATCACAAATGGAAGAGATGGTGAAATAAGTGCAGCCACTGGACCGGGTAGAAACAGTGGAGCAGTAAACGATGACATGCCTGATGCTGTAAAAGCCAGCACCCTGTCTGAGCCAACAGGGAGCAAAGAGAAAGCCAAGATCAAAAACTCAGGAGGAAatggcacaaaaacaaaattggatGTTTCAGGGTGTGTGACACAAGAAGGAGCCAAGATCAAAAACTCAAGAGAAAATGGCACAGAAATAAAATTGGATGTGTCAGGGTGTGTAACACAAGCAGGAGCTCAACAGATAGTAGATGACCCCAAGaacaagaaacacagcagatCTGGTCAAGCGGATTTTGACAAGGTAACAG ATACAGATGAAGAAGGATATGAAGAGAACGAAGTCTTCACCGGATCTACCAATAATTCAGGATACATAAAAAATGGTCAAGAGACAGAATATGAACAAATTG AGTCCAGTGACAGAAGTGTTGATGCAGTGTTCAACCAGAATCAAACATTTGCCACAAGTCAAAATGAAGTGACAGATGCTGCTGGAAATAAAGATTCTACTGGGTCTGTCAAACAGCAAAAGAGCACAAGGAAGGTCCACTGGAAAAATCCCACACCTG AGCAAGATCAAAATGGACTGGCAGGTGACGATGAAGCACATGATGATGAAGCACGTGACAGTGAAGCACATGACAATGAAGCACGTGACAGTGAAGCGAACGATGAAGCACAAGAAGATGAATCAAGTGACGATGGAGCAAGTGACGATGGAGCAAGTGACGATGGAGCGAGTGACGATGGAGCGAGTGACAAGGGAGCAAGTGACAAGGGAGCAGGTCACAGGGATGAGGATGGGGACTCTACCAGCCAGGTCAAGCGCTTACGTTcttcaaagaaaagaaaaaggcgACAGAAAGCAGCCAATG gtgaAAGTAAACATCCTGAAGACCACCATGAGTGCGACGAGACTGAGGATGCAACCAGCACTGCCAAACACTCAAGGCGTAAAAGACAAGGCCCACTGATAGAAGATGTGGTGATTG aTCCAGGTGTTCAATTCATCTGTGGCTTGTCTGATGTCAACGCTGTTATCAATGAGACTGCTGAGTTAACATGTAAGCTCAGCAGTGAGGACTGTGAGGGAGCCTGGTTCAGAGACGGCAAAAAG ATACTGCCAGATGACAATTTCTCTGTCACTAAAGATGGTGCGATCCATAAATTAGTCATAATCAGGTGCAATGAAGAGCACTCTGGGAAATACCGCTTTGAGGCAGATGGTCGTAAAACTGAGGCAATGATCAACGTCAAAG ATCCCCCAAGGTTTGACCCTGAAGACCTTGTTGCATTCACTGAGCCTGTGACAGTTAAAGTGGGGCACAACGTCTTCTTCAAACTGCATTTTGTTGGCCACGAACCCATAAAGATTAAGTGGtacagagaaggagaagagcTCCTAGAGGACAACAACACAAAGCTAGAGAATTCTGCGAGTCACAGCCGCCTGCTCCTGATCAGGTGCCAGAGAAAGGATACGGGAGAGATCAAAATCAAGCTCAAGAACGAACACGGCTTCACTGAGGCTATTTCACAGCTAATTGTGCTTG ACAAACCCTCTCCACCGCTGGGTCCTGCAGAGGTAATGGAGAGTTCAGCAACATCTATTGAATTCAGGTGGAGGCCTCCGAAGGATGATGGTGGCTCACCTGTGATTAACTACATAATGGAGCGACAGCAGGTTGGACGAAACACCTGGAAGAAATTAGGGGAAATCACAGGTGTGTCCAGCTACCGCGACATAGATGTGGACCGTGGTCGGAAATATTGCTACCGTATCCGGGCCGTGACTGCAGAGGGTATAAGTGAAGCGATGGAGACTGATGAAATGCAAGCCGGCATGCTAG CGTTTCCTGGCCCTCCAGCACCTCCAAAGGTGGTCAGCGCATCTGACGACTGCATCAACATTTCCTGGGCTTCTCCGACTAACACAGGAGGGTCACGTATCCTGGGCTATATTTTGGAGAAACGCAAGAAGGGGAGTAATCTCTGGTCTGTCGTCAATGCCATGGATGAACTAATAAAAG AGAAGAATTATGCAGTGAAAGATGTGGTGGCAGGAATGGAATATGAATTCAGAGTCACTGCCATAAACCTCTCGGGAGTTGGTGAATTCAGCAACCCCTCAGAGTTCGTATTTGCACGGGATCCAAAGA AGCCTCCTGGTAAAGTTACAGGCCTGAAGGTGACAGAAACGTCTTACAGCCACTTGGTCCTGACTTGGACCAAACCTGAGGAGAAACCAGGGATACAGGATGAAGCAAAGGGATATTTTGTGGAAATTCGTCCTGCAGAGAGCATTGAATGGTCCCGCTGTAATACCACTCTCATCATCACAACCACCTTCAGTGTGAAAGGCCTTAAGTCCATGGGCATGTACTGGGTGAGAGTGATTGCCACTAATGATGGAGGAGAGAGTGATCCTGAGGAGCTCGCCAACTATGTTGTTGCAATGCCCTCGCCTG TGAGACCAAAGTTCACAAACCACAAGATGAAGAGCTTCATGGTGGTGAGGGCGGGAAATTCTGTCAGGATCACAATAAACTTTGAG GCCTCTCCACGACCTCATATCATGTGGCTGAAGGACAATGTGCCCGTGACAAAACGAGTGACAATCAGTAACTCTGATGGCTCATCCCAGCTGCTGATCCCCACATCTGAGCGCTCTGATTCTGGCATTTACTCAATTTTGGTGAAAAATCTTGCAGGACAGGAGACCTTCAGTATAGAGGTCAGAGTCAcag ATGATCCGAAGCCTCCTGGACTGGTAGAACTGGAGGAAAACGTGCCCGGCACAGTGACCGTGAGATGGGATCCTTCTCCTGATGAGAAACGTGACGACCGCCTCCACTACATAGTGTCCAAACTAGACTCGTCCAAACGCACATGGGCCACAGTGGCTGAAAGACTCTTCAATAACAAGTTCACAGTCTGCAACATCATGCACGGAAGGGAGTATCATTTCCGGGTGTATGCCAAAAATGACATGGGTGTATCTGAACCCTCGGAGTCACCGACCTATGGGATAGAGAAGAAGAAGG AAAAATTTGTGGTCAGCGTACCGACGAGAAAGGACTGTGACCTGCGATGTGCTCCGACCTTCATTGTACCTCTGAAGCTCCACACTGCACCCAAAGGCTATGAATGCTACATGAGCTGTGCAGTGAAGGGAAATCCAAGGCCTCGCATCACGTGGTATCGAAATCACATCAGCGTAAACACTGACACCAACTACTACATCTCCGACACCTGTGGAGTTTGCTCCATGTTAATCCTCCGCGTCGGCCCCAGAGACATGGGGGAGTACACCATCACTGCAGAGAACGCCCTCGGACGGGCTGAATGCTCCACAATCCTCAGTGTCAGAG AGTGA
- the LOC117258274 gene encoding uncharacterized protein LOC117258274 isoform X1 — protein MTAKHRRGKGNHKHEDNFFKNEVVESEVRGGVNNYALHLVLFLLIVIGGATGAWFCFQQHQSLTYLTDSLMGMQMKIVKLQSSHEEMRQSSREQHVSESLESRLNALEDSYALAQKQVGMALATAEQLKTSDLPAQVLSLHTEMKARLAEMQQATVSLEQLSQLQTMLKGKSEEFEGVRIQVEGLAMLSAELSQKVEVLTGGMDEAESKLEEKVGQVATLSATLDRQAAEVLRLKEQLNIYQAQLDASTQEMATVRALLESEKSQEVPQASVEEQPVGQMEEEAAPAAIEEAAAATEEEEALPADVEQEVPISEEKAEADEGGEASEGEAAAQDEAPVEQEDAVTDETAPAEEAEAVEEDQTEQDESVVLSEETAEGVQGEEEPEEEPEEENQVADAEEESHKAEEEEEEEAAAEEEIVSEGEKGLGEEVVSEGEEEQQDVVAEEEAEETDEEREGHLENALLEDE, from the exons ATGACTGCAAAGCATCGAAGAGGGAAAGGCAACCACAAGCATGAAGATAACTTCTTCAAAAATGAAGTTGTGGAGTCAGAAGTGCGCGGCGGAGTCAACAATTACGCGCTGCACTTGGTTTTATTCCTGCTGATTGTAATTGGCGGTGCCACCGGCGCATGGTTCTGTTTCCAGCAGCACCAAAGTTTAACCTACTTAACAGACAGTCTCATGGGCATGCAGATGAAAATAGTGAAACTACAGTCTTCCCACGAAGAAATGCGACAGTCGAGCAGGGAG cagCACGTTTCAGAGAGCCTGGAGAGCCGCCTGAATGCCCTGGAGGACTCTTACGCACTGGCCCAGAAACAAGTGGGCATGGCCTTGGCTACAGCCGAACAGCTCAAGACATCTGACCTACCTGCTCAGGTGCTGTCGCTCCACACAGAGATGAAAGCCCGCCTGGCAGAGATGCAGCAGGCCACCGTGTCTCTGGAGCAGCTGAGCCAGCTGCAGACCATGCTGAAGGGGAAGAGCGAGGAGTTCGAGGGTGTTAGGATTCAGGTGGAGGGCCTGGCTATGCTGAGTGCCGAGCTGTCCCAGAAGGTCGAGGTCTTGACGGGGGGCATGGACGAAGCAGAATCGAAGCTGGAGGAGAAAGTTGGACAGGTTGCCACGCTGAGCGCCACCCTGGACAGACAGGCCGCAGAGGTGCTCAGACTCAAAGAGCAGTTGAACATCTACCAGGCTCAGCTTGACGCCAGCACACAGGAGATGGCTACAGTCAG AGCGTTGCTTGAGAGTGAAAAGTCTCAGGAGGTCCCACAGGCCAGTGTGGAGGAACAG CCTGTGGGACAGATGGAGGAAGAGGCAGCTCCCGCAGCTATAGAagaggcagctgcagcaactgaagaagaagaggcacTCCCCGCAGATGTAGAACAAGAGGTGCCCATCTCAGAAGAAAAGGCAGAGGCAGATGAGGGAGGAGAGGCAAGTGaaggagaggcagctgcacagGATGAAGCTCCTGTCGAGCAGGAGGACGCTGTGACAGATGAAACTGCTCCTGCAGAGGAAGCTGAGGCAGTGGAGGAGGATCAGACGGAGCAAGATGAGTCAGTTGTCTTATCAGAAGAGACAGCAGAGGGGGTACAAGGTGAAGAGGAGCCTGAAGAGGAGCCTGAAGAGGAGAATCAAGTAGCagatgcagaggaggagagtcacaaagcagaggaggaggaggaggaggaggcagcagcagaagaggAGATAGTGTCTGAAGGAGAGAAGGGACTAGGAGAGGAGGTAGTGtcagaaggagaggaagaacaGCAGGATGTAGTAGCtgaagaggaggcagaggagacagatgaagaaagagaggGGCATTTAGAAAATGCTTTACTCGAGGATGAAT AG